The nucleotide window TTTAGTACAATTGTAACACTAATTAAGTTTAAGTCTAGTAATACCAGATACATTTTTCTGTGTAAAATTAGGTTAGGCTCAGCCGAGGCATAAGAGACAGTCCTTTAAAGAGTTACAGTGGAACATGAAAATGTGTTCTCACCTGAGTGCAGAGCTTCTTTGAAGACATATCCATGGGGTCTTCAAATTAATTGATGAAATCAAACTACTACGCTTGCCTTTTAATGAATCATCCTCAAAGGGCTTCAGTTTATTAAAAGTATAAATCTGATACATATAATGTTTGAGTACAAATTAAGATgaaataaaaagtaaataaaagaaTTAAAATGTAACTACAGTGAGCAATTCTATCAAAAGTAAACCCATGCTATATTAAACATAATATCTGAAAGAGCAAATAATTGTTTGCAAATAAACTGTCAGCAAAAGCCTTCTATATAATGAAAGCCTCAATACTACAGATAATAAGAACCTAAGTTCTAAGCATCCTAACTCACCAACTAATGGGGTTTACTGGGATCTTTTATAGTTAAACAGTCAAGCATGATTAAATCATAAAACCACAAAAGTTCCAGTAAGTGGAAGATATTTGAACAGTAAGTGAAATAAAATTGAACAATAACTTTTTACTGTAATAAGCAATATCATATGCCGAGCAGGCTAGATTAAACTGGTTTTTCAATGCAATCCTTTGAGTTTATTTACTAAATGTGCAAACGCTTTTCTTCAGCAGAATCTGCAGGTGCAGTGAAGCTTACACCTCCCACGCAAGCCTCATCATGACTCACAAAGTTCATTGCTTGAAGTCAAGAGTTCAGGCCCTCAGTCTCCCTAGTTAATCTGAGGAGTCATTGACGATGGGGTAGTATCTCCAGTCGTCTCCTTATTTCCACCAGCTTCCACTGGTTTTCTTCACAAATCTGTCTGAGAGTTTTTTCCCTCCTGATCCTGCTTCTCTGAGCTCTGTAATGCTTCTTGGCTTCTCCTTGCTGCTTCTATCTTTTTGTACCTGCTTATGCATAATTTGATTTATATGGTAGACCCATGAAAATATAGTCTTGTCAGAATTCAGTAACACTGCCTTCTGAAAGTAATGGAACAGGAAGGCCATTTCTTGTATTTTTGGAAAAGAAATTTGGGTTTAAGATCAAAAGATGAACACAATAGATTAAAGTTTccactttcatttcctgatatttacatctagatgtgttaaacagatTAGTTATTacacacaattttttttatttcacaaaatataattgaTTAAGTCTCCTCACTATTAAGATTGGTTCCATACTCTAATAACAAAGATTACAAAAACATAACAGACCCTATTTATCCCCCACTCAATTTTCAGATGGATTAACTAAACAAAGTGAGGAGTAAGgaaacaatgactttttttcaaCACTACTTGATGTGCTTAGACTCTTTATCAGCAACTTTGTTTCATGTAATATTGAAGGAACGTTTCAAACTACTAAGAGCATTttcttttgtgattttattccatGCACCTGGATACATCGCTGGCTTTGCTTCGTACCTTTCAGCAAATTGCTGATTGAATGTCACCAGCACATACTTCCAGTAATCTGAGGCTTCGATAAACATGTCAGGTGCAATATGCCAGTCTGGGTAGTATTTCTGGTAGTCTTTGTAAGGATGAAGTTggaactttgtttcataattttcAAAAGCCCCATTGCCATGTACACTAGATGTACAAATCTCCTCAGAAAGGACAAGAGTGTCTTTATCTCTGTAGGCGCCAAGTCCTTGTGGTCTATGCACAGCTGCATGGTGTAGCTGATGTTCCTTTCCTCCTGCTTCACATGGTGTTTTGCAAAATGGACACTGCATCCCACAACCAAACACTCTCTTGAACAGCTCATCTTGGGGTTTTACGGACACATTTTTCAGTGTTTCAGTAATATCTGTTGAACCTGAAATCTCTTTTTCTACTTGCTTTTTCAGGTCGTCAATGCATTCATAGAGACTTTTGGTGAATGGAACACAACAGCTTGCGTTCTGAAACAGGACCCTTTCCACTGTGCTCATGGACATTGAGATGACATGGCTCATAGCTTTGTAAAGGTTCTGGATAAAAATTGCGGTTCCTTCTGCATTATTGGGCAAATGAGTCCCATCAGCTTCAAGCTTAGAAGCTTCCATTGCTTGAGTGATCTTTGTAATTACACTGTCCAGCTTCTTCATTTTTAATTGTTGCAAAGATGTGTCTTTGGAGAAGCATTcaatgacatgattatatatccaCTCTTTGACATAATTCTCATAATGCAAAATGTACTCTGCAAAATCATTGAACTTTGATTTTTCCAGTAGTTCTTTCTGAATGGTGTACTGAAACAAAACTCGCGTGCTGTACTGAGAAGGATTATTCTCCAAAACCACATCAACAATGTCAGGTCCAAGAGACTGGTTGATGTACTCAGTTACTGCTGGCTTGAGACAGAGCTGAGCGAAATCTTGTGCTTTCCTCTGGCACTGAtccctctctttgtacaaatcaatGAAATCAGAGAGATATTGACTCTTAAACTTCTCCAAATGTTTTAATGGATCTTTCTCACGGAGATACTTCCTGTGCATCTCAAGGAATTTCCGGGAAGCAATACCACAAATGTGCAATTTAAGGTCTGTTTCAAATTGGAGACTGATTTTTGAGCCTTCTTTTTTGAGGCGTCCATCAATTTCATCAAGCACATCTTTTGTAAATGTACCTTGGTAATCACCTTTGGTTTGTGTAAAATGTTCAATCATCCTAGTGCAACTAGTAATGACATCAACTGCAATAATCTGTAAAGTTTGCATTGTAGTATGGATTTTAAAAAAACCTTTCAGTCTTTCAAAACCTTTTCCCATATTTACATGTTTTTTCTTGACCTTGAAATCTTTTTGGCCATATTCTGTCAAATTCTCAACTTTCTGCAAATCCTCATTGACTTGGCGATTTCCTAAACTTGCTCGCAATTGCTTCAAAACATCAGAAGGAACATCCCTTTCTTTTAGACATGTGATGTTTGCCACCTCTCTGTTCCACATTGTTTCAAAATCAGCTTCGAGAGTCTCATCAGACACCTTTTCTTTAGAATGTTTGTAATTCTGCAGTAATTTCAGAACTTGTTCCTCAATCATAGCAGCTTgcttactctgtattttttctacTTTTTCCTTGTTTCTTCTCATTTCAAGTGCAGCATCCACTCTTTTTCTCATTTCATCCTTCATTTCACTCTGCAGAGATTTAATACTGTTAGTAAAATCAATTTTGTACTTTTCCACCAAATGCACATTTTGGTCTTTCCTTTTGTAGTAGTCTTTCAAGTTTTTAGTAATTTCGTTCGTTTGAAGTGTGATCTCTTTCTCTATATTTTGTTTCAGTGGCTCAACAACCTCTTCAAAATGGCTGCTGTCAGTGTTAGAGATTTGAACTGATGCATTAGTTAGCAAAGACAAGATCTGTCTTTTAAAAATCCACTCCCATTCTGAAAACTCTTTACAAAGTTTGTCATACACATGGGCCACAAGAACATTTCTGAAACTAAAGATGAAGTTCTCAAATTTCACTGCACGCCATAAGCTACTCatccagtgcaggaactctgggaTCTCAGAGGGTTGTGCATCTGTTCTTGCTTTAAGCGCCTCCAAGAGTCTTTTCTTAAAATCAAGAACAGCCACACTGTAGCCTGTATTCACAGGTGCCATTGGTGGTGTGCCATGCCATAGACCTGGTATATACCAGTTATTATTTTCCAAATCATAATCCaaaacatcagtgaatttcttcacATTAGGCTTCTTTTCCATTTCAGCTGCAATCACTGTCATCTCATTTAGTTGGTCCAAGAGTTGTTTTCTGTCTGTCATGCTTTTTTCATATGCAGATACACCAGCAACATTTTGATGGACAAAGTAGCAGACTGCTTTTTTACCAACTTCCTTCATCCGTAGAAAAGCATGAACTGCTATCTGCAAGATATCTTTCATCTCTGTGGAATTCTCCATTGCTACATTGATGATGGTTACATCACTCAGTCCAATCACAAATGTGGCCAATTCATTGTCATGCTCATAACTGTCTTCCAGTTTTGCCAGTGCTGGTGATTTCAAACCCTCTGTATCAATCAGAAGCACAAAGTCACAACATAACTCCTCCTTCAAATCATTACCCACAGGAAGGAAAATCATGAATGCTCCACGTGTGCATCGTCCACTACTCACTGCAAACTGAACTGCAAACATCGTGTTGAGCAGTGTTGATTTACCAGTACTCTGAACCCCTAACACAGTCAGAACCAGCAAACGACTCTTCTCCCCAACCATCCTGTGAAGCTCCAAGAGAACATCACTCACCCATTTCTCTGGGATATTTGATGCGTCTCCATCAAGTAGTTCAAGAGGGAACCCAGCCAGAAGCATTTTGGCAGCCAGAATGGGGAGACTTCTTATTTTTCCAGATATTTTAGTTGAACTAAATGAAGCAGTCTCATAGATTTGTCCTATCTCTCTCATGTAATGCTCTATGCCAAGAGAACAATCAAGAAGCTCCTGGTCTATTCGAGTCATGCCATCTCTGTCTTTCTGTTGTTCACACTTTGTGTATTTGTGCCGAAGGTCTGATATGTGTTTGCGTGATCGCATGTCTAGTTTTAGTCCCAACCATCTGAGAAAGAAGTTTCGCTCAATGTCATCAGAGGTCGACAATGCCTTTATTAATATGTCCATCGTTTCTGACATTTTATACTGGCTTTGTTTGTTCCGAATTTCATCTTTTTCATTTTGAAGTTGAACCTTATACTCCTCCAAACTCACTGCCCCTGAATGTTGTAATCGGCATTGCTCTTTTTCTATATGAGCCAACCTTTTCCAATTTTCACCTTGCAGTGGGAGCCGTGTCTTTTTATAGTCCACCACTTGACGAACACCAATACGTTTCATTATTTCCTCTGCCGTTTTCTCTGCTGATATACTGGGACTATTTTCACTTTCATCAGTGGCAAGACCTAAGTCTTGAGCAACACTCTTCAAAGAActgattttgcatgtgtggtcgtGCTCACCTACCAGTTTTTTAATGGCAAAACTGATCATGTTTGAGAAATTTGCCAAATTCATGTTTTGATTTTTTACAATTGTTTGTTCTCTTTCCAACTGCAGAGTATTAACTGCTGTTTTAATAGATGACTTCACATTCTGGCTCATATTTCTCTGAGAGTTGACCACAAGAAAGATTTTGGACTTAATTCCTTGTAAAGAAGCAAGTAGCTTTTGCTCCTTTTCTTCAACACTGTCTAGGAACACAAAGACAGCTGTTGACACCTGAGTAAGGAAACTGAATTGTGTTTCAAATGTGCAAGCATCTCCTCTTAAATTAGCGATAGCCACTGGCTCAGGAAAGACATCAATGCTATTGTTTCCACATGGCAGATTCCAGCATATTTCAACCATCCCATTTGCGATTACTCTTGGAGCAGATCCTCCGATCATTTCTCGATGAGAAAAGAAATCATGGTGCTGCTGTGCCTTGTTGAGCACTTGGTTCAAAACCTGTGACTTGGACAAGGTGCAGTTACTTAACCTCACAAATGATAACAAGGGAATTTTTGCATTAACAACACTGTCTTCAACAAACCCTTTAGATTCTGACATTGAATGTGGTCGCCATTCTTTCAGGATACCTCGAAGAGCCCATAACATAAGAGTGCATTGATTCTGTAGTCCTTGGGGTAACAGAAAAGGTACTGCAAACTGGCACATTGACATTTTAAGTGCGATTTCTTGCTGAAGGAAACTGTCAGCACAGACAAAGAGGGCAGTTTGGAGATCTAGAAGATTTAGACTACCATCACAGTCCTGTTCAGCAAACAAGTCATCTGTTTCATTATTTTCACCAGGCATAGTGAGTAAAGATCTTGAATTTGAATTAGCCATCAGTATCTTGCGTAAGAAAGCCAGTGGTATTGCTTGCAGTGAGTGAACCTCTTCATCAGATACACTGGCACTGTTGATCTCCAGCAAAGACCTCAGAGTTAGTTTGTGTGGGTAGTACTTCTCAAGTCCCAGTGTTTTCAAAAATGAAAGAAGATCATCTGTAAGTTGAGAATTTTTATATGTGTTAGTTTCTCTATTGTTTTAGAAAATATGCCCCACacatcagaaaaaaaaacctctcaaacCAGATCTAATTACCTCTGCAGTTTTCCCAAGAAAGCAATGGGAAATGGGATATTATGACCATTGTAGGGAAATCCGggggctgtttgtttgtttgtttgtttgtttgtttgtttgtttgtttgtttgtttgtttgtttatggagCTGGTCCCTGGGGGgtcttctgagattaaagtcatgaatttactttaaaaaaaattggaTATTCTCAGAGGTTATAAAGTTATAAAATGAACAAGTGAGAATCAGTAATAAATCTTATATAAATACAGATGCAATataatgcaataataattatacTGATAGTTTCATCAGTTTTGTTTAATTTCTTAACTTCCATGTACCTTATATTCCATATATTCCAAAACTAAATGAAGCTTCTCTACTTTCCTCACATGCATTGGTGTGACAGCTTCAGCATTTACTCACCTTTGCGAGGGCTTGCTTTCATCTGTGCTGATCCCAAGCGACAGACTTGCACTAATAGaaacacatttactttaacaCATGTAGTAGCTTCCAGGTGCATCATATGGTTAAAGTGAAGTATTATTAAGgcaaaatatacaaccccgattccaaaaaagttgggacaaagtacaaattgtaaataaaaatggaatgcaataatttacaaaactcaaaaactgatattgtatttacaatagaacatagacaacatatcaaatgtcgaaagtgagacattttgaaatttcatgccaaatattggctcatttgaaatttcatgacagcaacacatctcaaaaaagttgggacaggggcaataagaggctggaaaagttaaagggacaaaaaaggaacagctggaggaccaaattgcaactcattaggtcaattggcaataggtcattaacatgactgggtataaaaagagcatcttggagtggcagcggctctcagaagtaaagatgggaagagggtcaccaatccccctaattctgcgccgacaaatagtggagtaatatcagaaaggagttcgacagtgtaaaattgcaaagagtttgaacatatcatcatctacagtgcataatatcatcaaaagattcagagaatctggaagaatctgtgcgtaagggtcaaaccatactgggtgcccgtgatcttcgggcccttagacggcactgcatcacatacaggcatgcttctgtattggaaatcacaaaatgggctcaggaatatttccagagaacattatctgtgaacacaattcaccgtgccatccgccgttgccagctaaaactctatagttcaaagaagaagccgtatctaaacatgatccagaagcgcagacgtcttctctgggccaaggctcatttaaaatggactgtggcaaagtggaaaactcttctgtggtcagacgaatcagaatttgaagttctttatggaaatcagggacgccatgtcattcggactaaagaggagaaggacgacccaagttgttatcagcgctcagttcagaagcctgcatctctgatggtatggggttgcattagtgcgtgtggcatgggcagcttacacatctggaaagacaccatcaatgctgaaaggtatatccaggttctagagcaacatatgctcccatccagatgacgtctctttcagggtagaccttgcattttccaacatgacaatgccaaaccacatactgcatcaattacagcatcatggctgcgtagaagaagggtccgggtactgaactggccagcctgcagtccagatctttcacccatagaaaacatttggcgcatcataaaacggaagatacgacaaaaaagacctaagacagttgagcaactagaatcctacattagacaagaatgggttaacattcctatccctaaacttgagcaacttgtctcctcagtccccagacgtttacagactgttgtaaagagaaaaggggatgtctcacagtgataaacatggccttgtcccaacttttttgagatgtgttgttgtcatgaaatttaaaatcacctaatttttctctttaaatgatacattttctcagtttaaacatttgatatgtcatctatgttctattctgaataaaacatggaattttgaaacttccacatcattgcattccatttttatttaaaatttgtactttgtcccaacttttttggaatcagggttgtagtaacATACAGCATATACTGAATCATTTCGCAAGAAAGCAATGGGAAATGGGATATTATGACCATTGTAGGGAAATTCGggggctttgtttgtttgtttgtttatggagCTGGTCCCCGGGGAgtcttctgagattaaagtcatgaatttactttaaaaaaattgGATATTCTCAGAGGTTATAAAGTTATAAAATGAACAAGTGAGAATCAGTAATAAATCTTATATAAATACAGATGCAATataatgcaataataattatacTGATAGTTTcatcagttttattttatttcttaacTTCCATGTACCTTATATTCCATATATTCCAAAACTAAATGAAGCTTCTCTACTTTCCTCACATGCATTAGTGTGACAGCTTCAGCATTTACTCACCTTTGCGAGGGCTTGATTTCATCTGTGCTGATCCCAAGCCACAGACTTGCACTAATAGaaacacatttactttaacaCATGTAGTAGCTTGCAGTTGCATCATATGGTTAAAGTGAAGTATTATTATGGCAAAATATAGTAACTTACAGCATATACTGAATCACACACAAATATGAATACATTTCTGAAGTAAGATTCAGTACTCAAAAATGCTAGTGTATGAAATGTGTAGCTCATACTTTCTTCTAAGTCATCTGTGTCAGAGGCCATATTTCTTCACCATAAATTTGTTGGTTATTCCAAATCTTGAGAAATATCTGTAGAGAGAAAAATAGAACATGATttgatgcaattaattttatttaaaatgtgtaatcATAATACCATGGATGGAGGGCTAAAGCATTACATGATTTAGAAAAGGTGAAAAAGACAAAAGGTGCTTTTTTATTCAGATTCTGCCTGTAGTTCTTTTTAAAAGGCTgaaatcactcattcattcattcatttaactTCATCACTTTATCCTGAACAAGGTCACAATAGATCTAGAGTCCATTTTAGGAAGACTGGACAAGAGGcagaaatacaccctggatgggttgCAAGTCCATCACAAGGACACATAGGgaacctggagctgtgaggtcatAATGATATGCACTGCGCCATTGTGCTACCAAGGCCACTACTTTCACTGCAAAATCATATTGAACTGAGAGCAAATtattcatattgataacattttattTGGACAGTCCATTCTTACAGTCAACCTACCATCTATAGAATGTCAACATGCTAGTGCAATCACTTTCTTTACCCACACAGAAACACCCTTGTCCACAAGGACTGAAGCCAGGCTCAGTCAGGTATGTTGGTACTATGGGGAAGCCAGTTTCCTTTTGGAAGCTGGGGAACAGGGGACAGTGTCCGGATTACTGACATACCTCAAGCTTCCCTTGACTAAGTAAGAAACTTCGACAAACCATTACATATTCAAAGGGTGTGTCAGCACTTGGTGAACTCTGGGTGCAATCAAACCTAATCCACTAAAGCTTGATATAATATGGGGCACTGGGAAAAGCATGTAAGGTGAAGGTGAGGTTTGTACAATATCCACTTGGGCCCCTCTTAATAAATTTCAGCTGGTGGTTAGCCCTTGCCACAATCATCCATTCATTTTGGGGACTAATTTTCTGGGGTATGGGTGAGGagggattatctcatctcatctcattatctctagctgctttatccttctacagggtcgcaggcaagctggagcctatccgagctgactacgggcaaaaggcagggtacaccctggacaagtcgccaggtcatcacagggctgacacatagacacagacaaccattcacactcacattcacacctacagtcaatttagagtcaccagttaacctaacctgcatgtatttggactgtgggggaaaccggagcacccggaggaaacccacacggacacggggagaacatgcaaactccacacagaaaggcccttgctggctacggggctcaaacccgaaccttcttgctgtgaggtgacagcgctaaccaccacaccaccgtgctgccccgaggAGGGATTAGTTAAATATTAAAAGAGCTTATGGTGGATGAGTTCTGATTAGTGGTTTGAGCCCCTTGTCACAGCAGCAGACACAAGTGCAGGGTAAGACAAATCTATTAGAAAAGCCACCTGCTTcaggtgtaccccacttctcacctgaagtcagctgggactaGCTTCAGCCCTTGCTGGgatcctgatggataagtggtacagataatgaatggatggatttggTTTTGTTGTTGAGCTTTTCTTATGAAGTTTTCTTaccctgcacttgcatccgtgtcTGCTGCTGTACAAGGGGCTTAAGCAACTTATTTAAAGTTCATGCATTGTGAACATGACTCGCTACATGTCAGAACTCATCCACTATCTGttgcagagacaaacaacctttcacacattatgggcaatttagagtagtcagttgacctaatctatctaatccagccactgaggtgcacaagccagtgcattcttagtgccagtcccaagcctggataaatgggTGGGTTGCGTCAGGAGGGGCATCCAGCATGAAACCCATGCCAAATCAACTATGCAGACGAAAAAgttgttgacctaatctgcatgtttttggactgtgggagaaaatgAAAGCACTTGAAGGACACCCGCACAGGCAGAACATGTCCATACAGAAAAGTCCCAaatggccatgaggttcaaacccagaacctttttgctgtgaggcaacagtgcaaaccactgcaccaccatgccatccctgAATCCAAATCTTCAGGCAAAGTTGTAAACAGTGAACAGAGTAGGGTCAGGCAATCTGCAAACAACATGAACTAGGCAAAGACTATTAATGTGGAACCAAAAAACAATGAACAAGATCACAAGCCAGATAGACTATGACAATGTAAAATGCTTGATAATGACAAGAATGAAATAATGGGTGTATACtttgcagtttgtgaatggatgcAAGAGTCCTTATATTGTGTGAGTATGTCATTGTGTCCAGCTGACTGTAATCAGTAATTAAGTGAACCTGAATGTGGGTGATGGGAGTTGGAGTTCTTTGCAGCCACATATGTAGGCTGCATTGTAATATGGATGTGGAGTTCAGTGCTGAATCCGGCATAGACATAACACCCCTGTTTGAGCATGCAAGGGTTCTCCCTTTTTAAATTATAGTATGGGTGCAAGTCCCACTGCATCTTAGATTTCACTGAAGAAAACTGCGAAGATGGACCTTGCGAAATTTAA belongs to Neoarius graeffei isolate fNeoGra1 chromosome 11, fNeoGra1.pri, whole genome shotgun sequence and includes:
- the LOC132894697 gene encoding up-regulator of cell proliferation-like, yielding MASDTDDLEEMQVCGLGSAQMKSSPRKDDLLSFLKTLGLEKYYPHKLTLRSLLEINSASVSDEEVHSLQAIPLAFLRKILMANSNSRSLLTMPGENNETDDLFAEQDCDGSLNLLDLQTALFVCADSFLQQEIALKMSMCQFAVPFLLPQGLQNQCTLMLWALRGILKEWRPHSMSESKGFVEDSVVNAKIPLLSFVRLSNCTLSKSQVLNQVLNKAQQHHDFFSHREMIGGSAPRVIANGMVEICWNLPCGNNSIDVFPEPVAIANLRGDACTFETQFSFLTQVSTAVFVFLDSVEEKEQKLLASLQGIKSKIFLVVNSQRNMSQNVKSSIKTAVNTLQLEREQTIVKNQNMNLANFSNMISFAIKKLVGEHDHTCKISSLKSVAQDLGLATDESENSPSISAEKTAEEIMKRIGVRQVVDYKKTRLPLQGENWKRLAHIEKEQCRLQHSGAVSLEEYKVQLQNEKDEIRNKQSQYKMSETMDILIKALSTSDDIERNFFLRWLGLKLDMRSRKHISDLRHKYTKCEQQKDRDGMTRIDQELLDCSLGIEHYMREIGQIYETASFSSTKISGKIRSLPILAAKMLLAGFPLELLDGDASNIPEKWVSDVLLELHRMVGEKSRLLVLTVLGVQSTGKSTLLNTMFAVQFAVSSGRCTRGAFMIFLPVGNDLKEELCCDFVLLIDTEGLKSPALAKLEDSYEHDNELATFVIGLSDVTIINVAMENSTEMKDILQIAVHAFLRMKEVGKKAVCYFVHQNVAGVSAYEKSMTDRKQLLDQLNEMTVIAAEMEKKPNVKKFTDVLDYDLENNNWYIPGLWHGTPPMAPVNTGYSVAVLDFKKRLLEALKARTDAQPSEIPEFLHWMSSLWRAVKFENFIFSFRNVLVAHVYDKLCKEFSEWEWIFKRQILSLLTNASVQISNTDSSHFEEVVEPLKQNIEKEITLQTNEITKNLKDYYKRKDQNVHLVEKYKIDFTNSIKSLQSEMKDEMRKRVDAALEMRRNKEKVEKIQSKQAAMIEEQVLKLLQNYKHSKEKVSDETLEADFETMWNREVANITCLKERDVPSDVLKQLRASLGNRQVNEDLQKVENLTEYGQKDFKVKKKHVNMGKGFERLKGFFKIHTTMQTLQIIAVDVITSCTRMIEHFTQTKGDYQGTFTKDVLDEIDGRLKKEGSKISLQFETDLKLHICGIASRKFLEMHRKYLREKDPLKHLEKFKSQYLSDFIDLYKERDQCQRKAQDFAQLCLKPAVTEYINQSLGPDIVDVVLENNPSQYSTRVLFQYTIQKELLEKSKFNDFAEYILHYENYVKEWIYNHVIECFSKDTSLQQLKMKKLDSVITKITQAMEASKLEADGTHLPNNAEGTAIFIQNLYKAMSHVISMSMSTVERVLFQNASCCVPFTKSLYECIDDLKKQVEKEISGSTDITETLKNVSVKPQDELFKRVFGCGMQCPFCKTPCEAGGKEHQLHHAAVHRPQGLGAYRDKDTLVLSEEICTSSVHGNGAFENYETKFQLHPYKDYQKYYPDWHIAPDMFIEASDYWKYVLVTFNQQFAERYEAKPAMYPGAWNKITKENALSSLKRSFNIT